Within the Arthrobacter sp. V1I7 genome, the region CAAGGGCGCACTGCTGACCTACGTCGGTTCCCGCTACATCGCGGACTTGCCAGATTCGATGGCACAGATCTCCACGACGAACCTCTTCGAAGTCGAGACCTCCAGCGGGAGCGCCTACCTGCACGTCATGGTGGTCCCGGCAGTGCTTCTGGCGCTAGGACTTGCCTGGGTTCTGCGAAGCACGATGTTCGGACGAAGCATCTACGCCATCGGCGGGGACGTCGAGGCCGCCCGCCGCGCCGGTATCCGCGTGGTCCGCACTCAACTGTCCGTCTACGTCATTGCCGGGACCATGGCAGCGGTAGGCGGGATGATCTACGTCATCATGGGACGCAGCGCCAGCCCCCAGATCCTCGTCGGTAGCGAACTGGACATCATTGCCGCCGTCGTCCTCGGCGGAGCATCGATCTTCGGCGGACGGGGTTCAGTTTTGGGGACGACGCTGGGCGTCCTGCTGGTCCAGGTGATCTACAACAGCCTCATTCTGGCAGGCGTCCCCAGCGCGTGGCAGCGGACCGCCGTCGGTGTCCTCTTGCTTGTCGGTGTTGGCATTCAGGCCGTAGCCTCCCGCCGGACCGCCCCGCCCCGCATTCTCGATGAGGCCCCCCAGAAGCAGGAGGTTGCAGCATGAAAAGCGCCGATACAGAAACGAACTCGCTGAGCCGTCTCAATGACTCCATCGAGTCGGCCTGGACCCGTGTACTGGACCGGGTTAGCTTGCAAGGCGGCGTCAAACGGATGCTGGTTCTGGTGGTCATTGCGTTCGTCATCTTCGCGGCGCTCAAGCCGTCCGTCTTCCTCAGTGGCACCAATCTGCGCAACATCGCCCTGAATTCGCCCGAAATCGGGGTGCTCGCCATTGCCATGATGCTCGCCATGCTTACCGGAGGCATCGACCTGTCGCTGGTGGCCACGGCCAACCTCGCGGCCATCACAATGTCGACGGTCTATACGGCCGTTGCCGCCAGCAACCCGACCCTTGCGGAACAATCCTTCCCGCTCATTCTCCTCGCCGGCATCGCCGTAGGCGTTGTAGGTGGTTGCATCAACGGACTGCTGATTTCGGTCGTGGGCATCACCCCGATTCTCGCGACCCTCGGAACCATGCAGATTTTCAATGGAATTGCCGTTGCCTGGACGGGTGGCAAAACCTTGAACGGGACGCCCGCCGCCCTGACCGCTATCGGAGCATCCACACTCGGCGGGATTCCGACTCTGTTCTTCGTGTTTGTCCTCCTCGCCATAGCCGTCGGCGTCATAATCAATCGCACTCCTCTTGGTCTAAGAATTCAACTGCAGGGAGCCAACCCGACGGCGGCACGGTATTCGGGCATCGCGAGCCAGAAGACACTCATGAGCACTTACGTACTTACGGGTCTGCTCAGCGGCATCGCAGGCGTATTCTTCATCGCCCGCAACCCCACGGCCTCTGCCGACTACGGTGCGTCCTACGTTCTCCTGGTCATCGTCATCGCTGTCCTGGGCGGCACCAATCCCAACGGCGGCTTCGCTACCGTTCTGGGCGTCGTGTTGGCCACCCTCACCCTGCAGATCGTCTCCAGCGGTTTCACCGCGCTGAGGCTCTCGTCCTATCAGTACGCGATCGCCCAGGGCCTGGTACTCGTGGCGGCCATGGCCTTCGAACAAGTCCGGTGGCGCCGCCGTCGGCGCCAGATAAAACCCGCGATCCAGCCCAGCTAGATCTGCTCCGGCTCAGGGCAGCAGCCCAGGCCTACTAACCTCCCCCTGCGTCAACAGAAAGAAAACCGTGAAGAAGATCATTAACAAGCCAGAGGACTTCGTCAACGAGATGATCGAGGGAATCCTCCTCGCGCACCCTGACAAGCTGAAGACTCCTGGAGATGACCCCCGAATCCTCGTCCGCGCCGATGCTCCCGTTGCAGGCAAGGTAGGTATCGTCACCGGTGGCGGTTCCGGGCATCTTCCTTTGTTCAAGGGCTACGTCGGCCACGGGCTGTGCTCCGGCGTGGCAATCGGCAATGTCTTCAGCTCGCCCAGCTCTCAGCAGTGTTTCGAGGCAACAAAAGCGGTAAGCGGCGGTGCCGGCGTGCTGTATCTCTACGGGAACTACGGCGGGGACGTCTTCAACTTCGATCTGGCTGCCGATCTGGCCGAGCTTGAAGACATTGAAACGCGGACCGTTGTGGGACGGGACGACGTCGCCAGCCAGCCCAAGGACAATCGCCTTGAGCGACGCGGCGTCGCCGGCTTGATCTTCGCCTACAAGGCAGCCGGTGCGGCAGCCGACCGCGGGGACAGCCTCCGCGAGGTGGCGGCGGTCGCCGAGGACGTCGTCGATAATACGGCGACGATGGGAATCGGGCTGTCACCAACTATCCTTCCCACCACGGGTGCGTTGAGCTTCGACCTGCCTGACGGAGAAATGGAAATCGGGATCGGGATCCACGGCGAGCCGGGGATCCACCGCGGCGTCCTGGAGCCCGCGGATGCCATCACGGATCGTCTGGTTGATGCGCTCGTCGAGGATCTTGAGCTCGCTGACGGCGACCGCGTCGCCGTTCTTGTGAACGGCATGGGCGCAACGCCCCTGGAAGAGCTCTACGTCATGTACCGCCGCGTGCACCAGATCCTCTCCGGCCGTGGCGTTGCGATCAGCAGGAACTACATCGGCGAGTATGCGACCAGCCTGGAGATGGCTGGCGCCTCTATCTCCCTTCTCAAGCTCAACGACGACCGGCTGGCGCTGTTGGATGCACCAGCTTCCTCACCGTTCTTCCAGGAGGTTTGAACCATGCACTCTACAGAGCTGATTGAACAGATCCAGCGCAGCCTGACAGAGGTCGTCAAGTCCGCGGACGAATTGCGTGACCTCGACCAGGCGCTGGGGGATGGTGACCTGGGCATCACCATCACGCTCGGAGCCGGTGCGGTCATCGAAGCCCTGGCGGAGCTTCCGGATGGGGCCACGCCGGCCGAGATTTCGCGCGCCTGTGCAAAGGCTTTCGCTAACGCCAATCCTTCGACGATGGCGGCCCTGGTGGCCGGCGGGCTACTCGCAGGATCAAAGACGTGGAAAGACCTCGACAACGTGGACCTCTCGGCGGCCGCACGATTCGTGCGGGCCGCGGGCGACAATATCGCGCAGCGTGGCAAGACTCAGATCGGTGACAAGACCATTGTTGATGCCATCATGCCTGCCGCAGATGCTCTCGACGCTGGTGAGGATGGAGCCGGCGGCCTCGATGCGGCCATCGCTGCGGCCGAAAAGGCAGTGATCGACACACGTTCGCTGCGCTCTCGGCGAGGACGTGCCGCATGGCTTCAGGAGCGCAGCATCGGCCTCCAGGACCCGGGGGCAACCGCGATGTGGCGCTTCCTTGAATCCTGGCGCACGGCCTCAGTGGCCGCCAGGTCCTAGCGGCGAGCGTCTCTATTGTCCTGCGCGGACCGGGGAAGCCTCCGGTTTCGGCGAGGGACGAGGCGGGACCGCGAGCACTGGAACCTGACGGCTTTACTGGAGCTGTCGGTCAGTCAGGCAGTTGAACGCATATCCAAAGGGAGTAAGAAAAAATGAAAGTTCTCGTCACAGGATCCCGTGGCAAGGTGGGCACAGCTGTTGTCCGTGTCCTCATCGCGGCGGGACACGACGTCACTGGCTCGGACCTCGGCCGCCACGCTTTTGACCGAATCCTGCCCGGGGAACCGGGCTATCAGCAGGCGGACCTCACGGACGCCGGCCAAGCATACGGGATCGTTCGTGGCTTCGACGCGGTCGTCCACGCCGGGGCCATTCCCGAACCAACCCACAACCCGCCGCACATTGTGTTCCAGAACAACATCATGGGCACCTTCAACATGATTGAGGCCTCCATTCGGGCGGGCGTCAAAGTCTTCGTCAACATCTCCAGCGAAACCGTACCGGGGTTCTTCTTCCCCGAGCGCCCTGTCCTCCCCGACTACGCACCGGTAGACGAGAACCACCCGATCCGGCCACAGGATCCGTACGCCCTGTCCAAGGTGTTCGGAGAAGAGCTGTGCGACGCCGCGGTGCGCCGTAGCGATATGCGCTGCATCTCCATCCGGCCGAGTCACGTCCAGCACGCCGGCAACTACGAACGGAATCTTGGCGGCCAAGTCCGTGACGCCGGGGAGCTGAGCCCAAACCTGTGGAGCTACGTTGACTCGGAAGACCTCGCCGACGCAATCGCGCTGGCCGTTGAATCAAACATTCCTGGTCACGAAGTCTTTTACATCGCCAACCCCGACAACGTCGGCGGGCGCGATTTCGCCGCCGTGCTCAAAGAGTATTACGGGGATCAGATTGAGCTGCGAGCGCTGGACCGGGTCGATGCCTCCGGTATCTCATGTGCAAAGGCAGAACGGATGCTCGGCTGGAAAGCCAAGCGGTCGTGGCGTGATCACCTGGACACCGAAGGCCACGCCATCGAGCGATAGCCCTTCGTGAATCTTCCCCGCCGCTGGCCGGGGGAGTACGCGCAGGTCAGGCCACAACCCGTGATGGGTTCCCACCGAAAACGTTGTCGCATTGACCGGCCGGGCTTCGGCCTGCGGAAGGATGATCGTCATTTTCAAGGCTCGCGGGGCGGACTACCGCCACAGTGTGATCAATGTCCGGCCCGCCCTTTCGTCGAGGGCGGGCCACGGACCTCGGGTGGGGGGAGCCTGATGCGGGAAGTTGTCCTGGGCATCGATATCGGCACGTCCAGCAGCAAGGGCGTCCTGGTAGATTTCGGCGGCAAGATTCATGCCACCGCAGTGCGAAATCATGAGGTGTCCAGACCAGCCCCAGGGCATGTGGAAATGGACGCTGCCATCTGGTGGCAGGAGTTCATTGAAATATCCCGTGAGCTGACAGCTACGGAAGACGTCCAGGTAGTAGGAGTAGGGGTCAGCGGCATGGGCCCCTGTGTCCTTATTGCCGATGAGGACGCCAGGGCGCTGCGTCCCGCCATCCTTTATGGAATCGACACCCGGGCCGTGGAACAGATCGACTGCATTAATGCGGCCTTCGGTCAGCAATCGATTGTGGATCGATGCGGATCAGCGCTATCCACCCAGGCTGTCGGGCCTAAGCTGGCGTGGCTGGCCGATCATGAGCCGGGCGTCGCCTCAAGAGCCCGAATGCTCTTCATGCCGAGTTCCTGGCTGGCTTATCAGCTGACGGGGGAGTACGTCCTCGACCATCACTCGGCGAGCCAGTGCACACCCATGTACGACACGTCCACTCACGAGTGGTACCCGCCGTACGCAGATCCACTGATTCAATCCATCGAGCTGCCCCTGCTGGTCTGGCCCGGAGACATTATCGGCCACGTGAATCTGGTTGCTTCGGACAGGACGGGCATTCCAAGGGGGGTGCCCGTCATCGGCGGAACAATCGATGCCTGGTCGGAAGCCGTCAGTGTGGGCGCCCACCGTCCGGGCGATTTGATGCTGATGTACGGCACAACCATGTTCCTGGTGAATACTCTGCAGGCAAGAACGACATCGTCGTCACTGTGGGGCACGGTCGGAGTGGTGCCGGGTACCTACAACCTTGCCGGCGGCATGGCCACGTCCGGTGCCATCACAGCCTGGCTCCGGACGATAGTCGGTTCCCCTGACTTTTCGACCCTGCTGTCCGAGGCGGATAAGTCAGGCCCCGGCGCGAATGGGCTGCTCATGCTCCCGTATTTTGCGGGTGAGCGCACACCCGTAGCGGATCCGAACGCCCGTGGACTCGTCGCAGGACTCACCTTGGACCATACCCGTGGCGACTTGTACCGGGCCACGCTGGAGGCGACCGCGTTCGGAGTACGACACAACGTCGACGCTCTAACAAACATGGGCGGGGACGTGCGACGCACGATCGCCGTTGGCGGCGGTACGCAGGGAGGCCTATGGACGCAAATCGTTTCAGACGTCACAGGCCTGGAACAGCAGATACCTTCCGTGACCATCGGGGCCAGTTTCGGGGCCGCCTATCTGGCAGCCGAGGCGCTGGGGTCAGCGGTGATCGGAGACTGGAACCCAATCGTGTCAGTAACGCAGCCTCGCCAGGATTCGTCGGCCAGATACGAGAGGCTTTACGGGCTGTACAGGGAGCTTTACGAGTCCACGGCTTCCGTCACCCATCAACTCGTTGACCTTGCCTCTACGTTAAGCAGGAACCCCACTACTTAGGCTCGAGGCGGCTGATTGGCAGAGCGTACCAAGGGGGCCGTCAGCAGGCTGCGGCGTTTGGGGCAGACCGTGTCGGCGTTCACCGAGCACCCGTGTCACGCGCCTCCGTGGAAGGGGCGGTGCTTTCCGCCCGCGCTCGAACGGCGGCACCGGCATCCTCGGTCACGAGATCTGCATTGATGGCGGCGCCGGCCGCGACCCCGGCTCCCGCTGCGGCAGCGACCATCGCCCCGAGGTCGCTGACGTTCCCTGCTGCCCAGACGCCGGGGATATCCGTCCGCCCCATCGGTCCGGTCGCGATGAACGCGCCGAGCGGATGATCGGTTAGTGCTCCGCCCAACTGCTCGTACAGGTCTGCCCGCGCAATGAACCGGGGTGCCACAGTCACTGCGTCCACGAGGAACTCCTGCCCGTCGTCGAGGACGACAGCGCTCAGGACATCGTTCTCAGCGTGAAGCCGGTCGACGGCGCCGTTCACGACCCGGATGTCCAGGGCGGCGAGCTGGTCTGATGCCTCGCCGACCGGGGCGGGCATCGTGTGGAGGAACAGCGTGACGTCATCACTGAGCTGCCGGAACAGGAGAGCCTGGTGGACGCTTAGGGGGCTCGTGCCGAGAACACCGATTCGCTGTCCGCGCACCTCCCACCCGTGGCAGTAGGCGCAGTGCAGCACGCTCCGTCCCCAGAACCCCCGGACGCCGGGTACGTCGGGGAGTTCGTCAATTAGCCCCGTGGCGAGCAGGAGCCGACGCGCCCGGACAGTCCCGCCGCCGGCGAGATCCACGTCGAACCCGCCATCACGACGGCGCGCAGCGACGGCACGGTCCTGGCGGATCTCAGCCCCGTAGCGCTCCGCCTCCCGCCGCCCGGACGCCAGCAGTTCCACCGGGGTGATTCCGTCGTGCCCGAGAATGTTGTGCGCACCAGCGGCGGGCGCATTCCGCGGCTCGCCGCCATCCACGAGGACCACCGAGCGCAGGGATCGCGCCAAGGTGACGGCGGCGCTTAGGCCCGCGGCACCACCTCCGATGATCGCGACGTCATGCGTCTTTGCAAAGTTCATGGAGTATCTCCTTAGTCGAGGCGAACCTGCGGCCGCGTCGGCGCAGGTGGGTGTTGCTCAAGGACGGCGGCGATCCGGCACCTCGGCGGGCTCAAGGACGGCGGGCCGCCCAGGCGGTCCGGCTGCCTCGGACGGTCAGGTCGGTGCGGCGCAGGAGACCGTCGGGGTCGTCCGCCGTTAGGAGTCGGTCGAGGGTAGCGAGGTCGTCGGTGGCCAGCCGGCCGTCAACAGCTCCGCGGATGCTGCGCACGACGGCGTGCGCGTAGCGTCCGGTGCTTGGCGGTGCCGGGTTCGCTTCGATGCTGAAGCTGCGCTGTTCAGCGATCTCGAATCCGGCGCGCTCCAAGTGCGGCCGCCAGTCCGGGTGCGGGTTCCATCCTGCCTGGTCCATCGCCTCGTGGCAGCGTGCTTCCAGGCCGGGCCTGCCGAGTCCGATCTCGTCGGGCAGGAGCCGCGGCAGGGAGTCCATCTCGATGACCACCAGCAAACCGCCGGGGTTCAGCGCGGTGTGGAGGTCGCGGAGCACCCGGTCCGGGTCGGCAAGGTGATGCAGTGACGAGGCCGCCCACGCAAGGTCCGACGCACCGACCTGAGGCCAGGCCACGTCCAGATCGGCCTGCACCGCGCGCAGCCGATCAGTGAGACCTTGCCCGCGACCTGCTGCTGCCTGGAGGCGCTCGAGCATCAACGCCGACTTGTCGATCGCGACCAGCTCAGCCTCGCTGAAGCGCCTTGCGAGGGCCAGGCT harbors:
- a CDS encoding ABC transporter permease, translated to MKSADTETNSLSRLNDSIESAWTRVLDRVSLQGGVKRMLVLVVIAFVIFAALKPSVFLSGTNLRNIALNSPEIGVLAIAMMLAMLTGGIDLSLVATANLAAITMSTVYTAVAASNPTLAEQSFPLILLAGIAVGVVGGCINGLLISVVGITPILATLGTMQIFNGIAVAWTGGKTLNGTPAALTAIGASTLGGIPTLFFVFVLLAIAVGVIINRTPLGLRIQLQGANPTAARYSGIASQKTLMSTYVLTGLLSGIAGVFFIARNPTASADYGASYVLLVIVIAVLGGTNPNGGFATVLGVVLATLTLQIVSSGFTALRLSSYQYAIAQGLVLVAAMAFEQVRWRRRRRQIKPAIQPS
- a CDS encoding DAK2 domain-containing protein: MHSTELIEQIQRSLTEVVKSADELRDLDQALGDGDLGITITLGAGAVIEALAELPDGATPAEISRACAKAFANANPSTMAALVAGGLLAGSKTWKDLDNVDLSAAARFVRAAGDNIAQRGKTQIGDKTIVDAIMPAADALDAGEDGAGGLDAAIAAAEKAVIDTRSLRSRRGRAAWLQERSIGLQDPGATAMWRFLESWRTASVAARS
- a CDS encoding FGGY-family carbohydrate kinase, whose product is MREVVLGIDIGTSSSKGVLVDFGGKIHATAVRNHEVSRPAPGHVEMDAAIWWQEFIEISRELTATEDVQVVGVGVSGMGPCVLIADEDARALRPAILYGIDTRAVEQIDCINAAFGQQSIVDRCGSALSTQAVGPKLAWLADHEPGVASRARMLFMPSSWLAYQLTGEYVLDHHSASQCTPMYDTSTHEWYPPYADPLIQSIELPLLVWPGDIIGHVNLVASDRTGIPRGVPVIGGTIDAWSEAVSVGAHRPGDLMLMYGTTMFLVNTLQARTTSSSLWGTVGVVPGTYNLAGGMATSGAITAWLRTIVGSPDFSTLLSEADKSGPGANGLLMLPYFAGERTPVADPNARGLVAGLTLDHTRGDLYRATLEATAFGVRHNVDALTNMGGDVRRTIAVGGGTQGGLWTQIVSDVTGLEQQIPSVTIGASFGAAYLAAEALGSAVIGDWNPIVSVTQPRQDSSARYERLYGLYRELYESTASVTHQLVDLASTLSRNPTT
- a CDS encoding NAD(P)/FAD-dependent oxidoreductase; protein product: MNFAKTHDVAIIGGGAAGLSAAVTLARSLRSVVLVDGGEPRNAPAAGAHNILGHDGITPVELLASGRREAERYGAEIRQDRAVAARRRDGGFDVDLAGGGTVRARRLLLATGLIDELPDVPGVRGFWGRSVLHCAYCHGWEVRGQRIGVLGTSPLSVHQALLFRQLSDDVTLFLHTMPAPVGEASDQLAALDIRVVNGAVDRLHAENDVLSAVVLDDGQEFLVDAVTVAPRFIARADLYEQLGGALTDHPLGAFIATGPMGRTDIPGVWAAGNVSDLGAMVAAAAGAGVAAGAAINADLVTEDAGAAVRARAESTAPSTEARDTGAR
- a CDS encoding dihydroxyacetone kinase subunit DhaK, which encodes MKKIINKPEDFVNEMIEGILLAHPDKLKTPGDDPRILVRADAPVAGKVGIVTGGGSGHLPLFKGYVGHGLCSGVAIGNVFSSPSSQQCFEATKAVSGGAGVLYLYGNYGGDVFNFDLAADLAELEDIETRTVVGRDDVASQPKDNRLERRGVAGLIFAYKAAGAAADRGDSLREVAAVAEDVVDNTATMGIGLSPTILPTTGALSFDLPDGEMEIGIGIHGEPGIHRGVLEPADAITDRLVDALVEDLELADGDRVAVLVNGMGATPLEELYVMYRRVHQILSGRGVAISRNYIGEYATSLEMAGASISLLKLNDDRLALLDAPASSPFFQEV
- a CDS encoding NAD(P)-dependent oxidoreductase, with protein sequence MKVLVTGSRGKVGTAVVRVLIAAGHDVTGSDLGRHAFDRILPGEPGYQQADLTDAGQAYGIVRGFDAVVHAGAIPEPTHNPPHIVFQNNIMGTFNMIEASIRAGVKVFVNISSETVPGFFFPERPVLPDYAPVDENHPIRPQDPYALSKVFGEELCDAAVRRSDMRCISIRPSHVQHAGNYERNLGGQVRDAGELSPNLWSYVDSEDLADAIALAVESNIPGHEVFYIANPDNVGGRDFAAVLKEYYGDQIELRALDRVDASGISCAKAERMLGWKAKRSWRDHLDTEGHAIER
- a CDS encoding ABC transporter permease, which codes for MSGTRLDTPARLRLLRGPNNEGVLAVVLLALIVAMSIANPVFFSLPTAFSILRSSIVPLIFALGVLMVIISGGIDVSFAAIAVFAAYTTVRALETGMPDFGLVGAFILAVLIGASLGVINGFLIAKFRLPTLIVTLGTQGIFKGALLTYVGSRYIADLPDSMAQISTTNLFEVETSSGSAYLHVMVVPAVLLALGLAWVLRSTMFGRSIYAIGGDVEAARRAGIRVVRTQLSVYVIAGTMAAVGGMIYVIMGRSASPQILVGSELDIIAAVVLGGASIFGGRGSVLGTTLGVLLVQVIYNSLILAGVPSAWQRTAVGVLLLVGVGIQAVASRRTAPPRILDEAPQKQEVAA
- a CDS encoding trans-aconitate 2-methyltransferase; translated protein: MTYIQHDHHNGHHALKNDHDNEAGLADILDLDAEVLGGYLDEVTEWVAQHTRDAPRTVVDVGAGTGTGSLALARRFSEAELVAIDKSALMLERLQAAAGRGQGLTDRLRAVQADLDVAWPQVGASDLAWAASSLHHLADPDRVLRDLHTALNPGGLLVVIEMDSLPRLLPDEIGLGRPGLEARCHEAMDQAGWNPHPDWRPHLERAGFEIAEQRSFSIEANPAPPSTGRYAHAVVRSIRGAVDGRLATDDLATLDRLLTADDPDGLLRRTDLTVRGSRTAWAARRP